AGGAATGCGGGCAAGCGTCATTTTCTTGTAATTGTCTGAAATCGGATTGTTCCTGTGTGGGGTGCAAACCCATGGCTTCAGATGATTCCTTGATACTATTTCCGAATGTTAGCTCAAATGTTTCAACGGATCAGGAGATATTCAGACGGTTGTCCAAGGCAGTTAATTTAAGCTATGTGACGAGTTTGGAAGGAATTGAAGCAGCCCAAGATGAATACATAGCGAAGAATTATCCTAATCTTTTGAAAAGCGATAGTGTAAATAAAATGTACCAGTATGGACTGTATTTGCAGCTTATTGTCGGACGGGATAAGTCTTCCGGGAATACACAGATAATCTATTTTGATATGACTGATCTTTACAAAAAGATGGAGCAATCAAACGATGATGCAATTCGGGAAAAAGTCCGGCAAATGATGGAAGAATACAAATAAGTTTATCTGACCAATCAACGTACATGGGGCTGTCTTCATCCAGTATGGGGCAACCCTTTTGATGGACTGATATCCAGTGATGAAAAGAGCCTCACCCGGGATGAAATTCCTGAGTGAGGCTCAATAATGTCGATAACCTGTTTTTGGAAGAAGGCCTTATTCCTCGATTTTCTTGCGCTTGCCTGCGGTGAGGCGGAAGAAGAGGGGTACGAGGAAGATGGCGAGGACGGTGGCGGTGATGATGCCGCCGAGTACGCCGGTACCGACTGCTTTTTGGGCTCCTGCGCCTGCGCCATGGGCAAACGCAAGGGGGATAACGCCTGCGCCGAAGGCGAGGGATGTCATCAGGATGGGGCGGAGGCGGAGTTTGGCGGCGGTGATGGTGGCCTGCATGACGTCCATGCCGTCCCGGTAGAGGTCTTTGGCGACTTCGACGATGAGGATAGCGTTTTTGGCGGAGAGGCCGATGGTGGTGATGAGGCCGACTTTGAAGTAGATATCGTTGGGCATTTCCCGCAAGAAGACAGCCAGCAAGGCACCGATGAGGCCGAGGGGTACGACCAGGATGACTGCGAACGGAATGGACCAGCTTTCATACAAGGCTGCCAGTACAAGGAAGACGATGAGGATGGAGAGGGAGAACAGGATGGTGGCCTGGGAACCAGCCTGTTGTTCTTCATAGGATTGCCCGGTCCATTCGAACCCGATTCCCTGGGGCAGGGTGGAGGCGATTTGCTCCATGGCTTTCATGGCGTCGCCGCTGCTTTTGCCGGGTGCGGCGGAGCCGTTGATGGTAAACGCGGGATAGTTGTTGTAGCGTGTCAATTGAGGGGGGCCTGCCGTCCATTCGAGATCGACAAAGGATGAGAGGGGCAGGAGATTGCCGGCCGAGTTGCGGACATGCAGGTCTTCGATGTCATCTCCGCCGAGGCGGCTTTTGGCATCGGACTGGATGATAATGCGACGAACCTGGTTGCCGTGCATGAAGTCACCGACGTAGCTGGAACCGAACATGACAGCCAGGGAATTGCTGATTTCCGTGATGGGAACTCCCATGGAGAATGCTTTTTCTCGGTCGATGGCAACGCGGAGGCGCGGGGTGTCGGGCTGCCCGGCAAAGTATACGCCGGTGAGGTCGGGGCTTGTGGTGTTGGCCTTGGCGAGTAGTTCGTCGCGTGCCTCGACGAGGCGGTCGTATCCGATGTCTCCCTTGTCCTGAAGGCGGAAGTCGAACCCGGACGTGTTGCCGAGTTCGGGCAGGGAGGGCATGTTGATGGCCATGACGTTCATTTGAGGATCTGCCGCGAACCGGGCATTGACTCTGGCGACGATGTCCTTGACGCCCATGCCGGGCTCCGTCCGGTGTTCCCAGTCCTTCAGGCCGATGAAGAGCATGGCCATGTTGGTTCCGGAGCCGAAGAAGCTGAACCCTCCGACGGAGTAAGTATATTCGACGGGTTCGTTCCGGATCAGATAGTCTTCCACTTCGCGCAGGCGTTCACTGGTTTCCTCCTGAAGAGTTCCAGCGGGCAGGGAAATGACGGTGAGGAAGTTGCCCTGGTCTTCTTCCGGCAGGAAGGAGGTGGGGAGGGTGACATACAGGTAGCCGGCTCCGGCGATGACGAGCAGGTAGATCAAGAGGGAGCGGACGGGGCGTTTGATGATGCCTCCTACGGATTTGCCGTAGCTGTTGGTAGCGCGGGTGACTGTTCTGTTAAAGAGTCCGAAGAAGCCTTTCTTTTCCTGATGTTCTACGGAAGAAGGTTTGAGGAGGCTGGCGCAGAGGGCCGGCGTCAAGGAAAGGGCGAGGAAGGCCGAGAAGGCGATGGACACAATGAGCGTCAGTGAGAATTGACGATAGATGTTGCCGACGGCGCCACTGAAGAATGCCATCGGGATGAAAACGGAAATGAGAACTGCCGTGATGCCTACGATAGCTCCTCCGATCTGTTTCATGGCTTTGACGGTGGCACGGCGGGCATCCAGCCCTTCTTCCATCATGATGCGTTCCACATTTTCGACAACGACGATGGCATCGTCTACCAGAATGCCGATACTCAGCACCATGCCGAACATGGTGAGCATGTTGACGGAGAATCCGGATACCCACATGACGGCGAATGTGCCGAGCAGGGCGACGGGGACGACGAGTGTCGGGATGAGAGTGGCCCGGAAGTTCTGAAGAAACAGGAACATCACGATGAAGACCAGGGCGATGGCTTCCAGCAGAGTTGAAATGACCTTTTGGATTGAGATCTTGACGAAGTGGGTGGTTTCGTAGGGGATCTGGTAGGAGACGCCGGCGGGAAAGTCCCGCGACAGTTCGTTCATTTTGTCCTGAAGGAGTCCCATGGTTTCCACGGCATTGGAACCGGGCGCCATCTTGATGGCCATGCCGGAAGAGACCTGCCCGTTGCACCGCGAGAAGAAGGAGTAGTTGTTGGCTCCGAGTTCGACGCGAGCCACGTCTTTGAGTTTGACGGACGAACCGTCTTCGAGCGTGCGGAGTGCGATGGATTCGAATTGTTCCGGGGTACTGAAGGCTTCTTCCGCTACTACGCTGGCGTTGATCGGGGCGTCTTTGTTGACGGCGGCTCCGCCGATGTCTCCGACGATGATGCGTTCGCTCTGGGAGGCGACGGCCGTGACGATGTCGTTGGGCGTCAGCTTAAGAGCCTCCAGTTTTTCGGGATCCGGCCAGATGCGCATGGATGTCTCCGCGCCGAACTGGTCGACGCGACCGACACCCT
This is a stretch of genomic DNA from Akkermansia sp. N21116. It encodes these proteins:
- a CDS encoding efflux RND transporter permease subunit, with translation MPDFFIHRPIFAWVVALLISLIGTLAIPMLPVAQYPDIAPPVINIRTTYPGASAQVTEEAVTAVIEKEINGAPGLLYMTATSDSNGMVDIAVTFKQGTDPDIAAVEVQNRIKIVESRLPESVRREGVFVEKSSNNIQAVISLSSTGTLDGTELGELASSRIIPELKRVKGVGRVDQFGAETSMRIWPDPEKLEALKLTPNDIVTAVASQSERIIVGDIGGAAVNKDAPINASVVAEEAFSTPEQFESIALRTLEDGSSVKLKDVARVELGANNYSFFSRCNGQVSSGMAIKMAPGSNAVETMGLLQDKMNELSRDFPAGVSYQIPYETTHFVKISIQKVISTLLEAIALVFIVMFLFLQNFRATLIPTLVVPVALLGTFAVMWVSGFSVNMLTMFGMVLSIGILVDDAIVVVENVERIMMEEGLDARRATVKAMKQIGGAIVGITAVLISVFIPMAFFSGAVGNIYRQFSLTLIVSIAFSAFLALSLTPALCASLLKPSSVEHQEKKGFFGLFNRTVTRATNSYGKSVGGIIKRPVRSLLIYLLVIAGAGYLYVTLPTSFLPEEDQGNFLTVISLPAGTLQEETSERLREVEDYLIRNEPVEYTYSVGGFSFFGSGTNMAMLFIGLKDWEHRTEPGMGVKDIVARVNARFAADPQMNVMAINMPSLPELGNTSGFDFRLQDKGDIGYDRLVEARDELLAKANTTSPDLTGVYFAGQPDTPRLRVAIDREKAFSMGVPITEISNSLAVMFGSSYVGDFMHGNQVRRIIIQSDAKSRLGGDDIEDLHVRNSAGNLLPLSSFVDLEWTAGPPQLTRYNNYPAFTINGSAAPGKSSGDAMKAMEQIASTLPQGIGFEWTGQSYEEQQAGSQATILFSLSILIVFLVLAALYESWSIPFAVILVVPLGLIGALLAVFLREMPNDIYFKVGLITTIGLSAKNAILIVEVAKDLYRDGMDVMQATITAAKLRLRPILMTSLAFGAGVIPLAFAHGAGAGAQKAVGTGVLGGIITATVLAIFLVPLFFRLTAGKRKKIEE